From a region of the Verrucomicrobiota bacterium genome:
- a CDS encoding neutral/alkaline non-lysosomal ceramidase N-terminal domain-containing protein, with the protein MKILLKIIFLGCLVCVPIDQIHAALRAGAATSNITPHLGIALDGTISINGPAVEVHDELHARCIVFDDGEERLAIIVCDNTMIDRSILDQAKQLVEKRCGLPSSRVLISATHSHAAPRVMPGLHSNPLNHDYETFLIRRIADAVQQAIANLAPAQVGWTQFNKPEFVHNRRWFMKEGSNMGNPFGKSGDQVKMNARGDGLVKPAGPVDPEVFVVSVQHLDGRPLALLANYGTHYVGGYERGHISADYFGQFSKRMEALLGSDDPKGGVPSFVAMMSNGTSGDVRSSDLRESNPVAPWEQMNIVAESLAEDVMSAYPDIKYHVNATLDMKETELSLGVRKPSPNQIAWARKVWDDYEKNPDQKFGGSTNPQVYARETLALAKYPDKKEIILQAIRIGDLSIVSSPCETFAETGLAIKRRSPFKDTFTIELANGSDGYLPTIEQHGFGGYETWTARSSLLEVTAERKIRNTLLEMLKELKDEQ; encoded by the coding sequence ATGAAGATACTTCTTAAAATTATTTTTCTAGGATGCCTGGTTTGCGTACCTATCGACCAGATACATGCAGCGCTTCGTGCAGGCGCGGCAACCAGTAACATTACCCCGCATCTGGGGATCGCATTGGATGGAACCATTTCGATAAATGGGCCAGCCGTTGAAGTACACGATGAATTGCACGCTCGTTGTATTGTGTTTGACGATGGGGAGGAACGTCTGGCGATTATCGTTTGTGATAACACCATGATCGATCGATCTATCCTGGATCAGGCGAAACAACTGGTTGAGAAGCGGTGTGGACTTCCTTCAAGCAGAGTTCTCATATCAGCCACCCACTCGCATGCCGCTCCGCGCGTGATGCCTGGGCTCCACAGCAACCCACTCAACCATGATTACGAGACTTTTCTGATTCGTCGTATCGCCGATGCGGTGCAGCAAGCCATTGCTAACCTGGCACCGGCGCAAGTTGGCTGGACGCAGTTCAATAAGCCAGAGTTTGTGCACAACCGACGTTGGTTCATGAAAGAAGGGAGTAATATGGGAAATCCCTTTGGGAAGTCCGGGGATCAGGTGAAAATGAACGCCCGTGGCGACGGACTCGTTAAACCGGCGGGGCCAGTAGATCCTGAAGTGTTTGTTGTGTCGGTTCAGCACCTGGACGGGCGTCCTCTGGCGTTACTTGCCAATTATGGGACGCATTATGTCGGCGGTTACGAGCGCGGGCACATCAGCGCTGACTATTTTGGACAATTCTCAAAACGTATGGAAGCGTTGCTGGGGTCGGATGACCCCAAAGGCGGTGTTCCGTCCTTTGTTGCCATGATGTCAAATGGAACCAGTGGAGACGTTCGTTCCAGTGATTTAAGAGAAAGCAATCCAGTGGCACCCTGGGAACAAATGAACATAGTGGCAGAGAGTCTGGCTGAGGATGTGATGAGCGCGTACCCCGATATCAAATACCATGTGAATGCCACGTTGGATATGAAAGAGACAGAGCTTTCACTGGGTGTAAGAAAGCCATCGCCGAATCAGATAGCCTGGGCTCGAAAAGTGTGGGACGATTATGAAAAGAACCCGGATCAGAAGTTTGGTGGTAGCACGAATCCACAAGTGTATGCTCGAGAGACTCTGGCTCTGGCGAAATATCCGGATAAAAAAGAAATCATTCTTCAGGCCATAAGAATTGGCGATTTGTCTATCGTGTCTTCTCCCTGTGAAACCTTTGCTGAGACGGGATTGGCTATTAAGCGACGTAGCCCTTTCAAAGATACCTTTACCATTGAATTGGCAAATGGTTCTGACGGGTACCTGCCAACCATTGAGCAGCACGGCTTCGGCGGATATGAGACTTGGACAGCCCGTTCAAGTCTACTCGAAGTTACAGCCGAAAGAAAAATTCGAAACACGTTGCTGGAAATGTTGAAAGAACTGAAGGATGAACAATGA
- a CDS encoding TauD/TfdA family dioxygenase, whose product MVNSLKHPAVWKGNELSERNDWLGDVSSASIEHIRDQLETGGGAVLLRGFPVKDKTKDNAGEAFREWCAGLGTLLSQNETGDTLFDVADAGLGKDDPRTRGPNTNKKLSFHTDRCDVIAFLCWKQAKVGGENELISSMQLYNQIAQRRPDLLEELMRSFVNKRHTVDLGNKLPYVEQPIFSFQDGHFACSFLRVLINRAHADPELPNLTPKQIEAMDFLEAVAEERELAYHFRQEPGDVLLLNNWVTLHRRSAFEDHEEPAEKRCLFRAWLSMPNSRPLDPRFADNFGATGAGEVRGGFKVG is encoded by the coding sequence ATGGTCAATTCACTTAAGCATCCAGCCGTCTGGAAAGGAAACGAGCTCTCAGAAAGAAACGATTGGCTTGGAGATGTGTCCTCTGCCTCCATCGAACACATTCGAGATCAATTGGAAACTGGGGGCGGTGCGGTGCTCTTGCGTGGCTTTCCAGTAAAGGACAAGACAAAGGACAACGCGGGAGAAGCCTTTCGAGAATGGTGCGCCGGACTTGGAACCCTGCTCTCTCAGAACGAAACAGGCGACACCCTGTTCGACGTGGCGGATGCCGGTCTCGGGAAGGATGACCCTCGGACACGTGGCCCCAATACCAACAAGAAACTCTCCTTTCATACGGATCGCTGCGATGTGATCGCTTTTCTTTGTTGGAAACAGGCTAAGGTAGGCGGGGAGAATGAACTGATTAGTTCAATGCAGCTGTACAATCAGATAGCTCAACGACGGCCCGACTTGCTGGAGGAATTGATGCGATCGTTCGTTAATAAACGCCATACGGTAGATCTGGGAAACAAACTTCCCTACGTTGAGCAACCGATCTTCTCTTTTCAGGACGGTCACTTTGCCTGCAGCTTTCTTCGTGTGCTCATCAATCGCGCGCATGCGGATCCGGAGCTACCGAACCTGACACCCAAACAAATCGAAGCCATGGATTTTCTGGAAGCTGTAGCGGAGGAACGCGAATTGGCTTACCATTTTCGTCAGGAGCCAGGAGATGTATTACTGCTAAACAACTGGGTGACTCTGCATCGACGCTCGGCATTTGAGGACCATGAAGAACCCGCAGAAAAACGTTGTCTGTTTCGTGCCTGGTTAAGCATGCCCAACAGTAGACCGCTGGATCCACGATTCGCAGACAACTTTGGTGCCACCGGTGCAGGTGAAGTTCGAGGTGGATTTAAAGTGGGTTAA
- a CDS encoding sulfatase-like hydrolase/transferase produces the protein MRSAIFSSILSSVILLNLVAGKPNLVFILADDLGYGDVGCFGAPDINTPNLDRLAEEGIRFTSNYSNSAICSPTRAAFMTGRYFQRIGLEWAVWYQAPGEGLPPTETSLATMLKAAGYSTALAGKWHLGYEDGWRPNQHGFDHFFGCLGGNVNYFEYYDKTGTHDLFLNDETLQIEGYMTDLTAEYAVQFIETMKEQPFFLFASFNAPHFPFQGPEDKKTEFSWSEGTRERNYIPMVESLDTAVGRIVDAIDSAGLAENTLVVFTSDNGGEKLARNYPLRGSKGSLWEGGIRVPAIARWTHHITKGRVSDHPIQTIDWSATLLGLASAVPPKNRPLDGVDLTPLLTENNQIKGSPLFFRRALDPHRSRVNSQRAVRVGQWKYIDEPDGGRQLFDLENDMAETQDLIDQHASRALEMQDLLDQWESEIDPPLYDQRAQALKNKAARDASN, from the coding sequence ATGAGATCAGCCATCTTTTCAAGTATTCTGAGCAGCGTAATTCTCCTGAATCTGGTGGCGGGAAAACCGAATCTTGTTTTTATCCTGGCCGATGATTTGGGGTATGGGGATGTGGGTTGCTTTGGCGCGCCAGACATTAATACACCCAACCTGGATCGATTGGCAGAAGAAGGCATCCGGTTCACCTCGAATTACTCGAACAGTGCCATTTGCTCACCGACTCGGGCGGCTTTTATGACCGGTCGGTACTTCCAGCGCATCGGCCTGGAGTGGGCGGTGTGGTATCAGGCTCCGGGCGAAGGGCTGCCACCAACAGAAACTTCGCTCGCAACCATGCTGAAAGCTGCCGGTTATAGCACGGCCCTTGCCGGGAAGTGGCACCTTGGTTACGAAGATGGTTGGCGACCGAATCAACACGGCTTTGATCATTTTTTCGGCTGCCTGGGTGGGAATGTAAACTACTTCGAATATTACGACAAAACAGGGACTCATGATTTATTCCTGAATGACGAGACGCTCCAGATCGAAGGTTACATGACAGATCTGACGGCAGAATATGCGGTCCAGTTTATAGAAACAATGAAGGAGCAGCCGTTCTTTCTATTCGCGTCGTTCAATGCACCTCACTTCCCCTTTCAAGGGCCTGAGGATAAAAAAACGGAATTCAGTTGGAGTGAAGGGACAAGAGAGAGGAATTACATCCCTATGGTAGAAAGCCTCGATACCGCGGTCGGCCGCATCGTGGATGCGATTGATTCTGCGGGTCTCGCTGAAAATACTTTGGTTGTGTTTACGAGTGACAACGGTGGTGAAAAGCTCGCACGCAACTATCCACTTCGGGGAAGTAAAGGCTCCCTTTGGGAAGGTGGCATTCGCGTGCCTGCCATTGCCCGTTGGACCCATCACATTACCAAAGGCAGGGTAAGCGACCACCCGATTCAAACCATTGATTGGTCAGCTACTCTACTTGGACTTGCATCGGCAGTGCCTCCCAAAAATCGACCTTTGGACGGCGTAGATCTGACACCGCTTTTAACCGAAAACAATCAAATCAAAGGCAGCCCGCTATTTTTCAGGCGGGCGCTGGATCCTCATCGAAGTCGAGTGAATTCTCAACGCGCAGTGCGGGTCGGACAATGGAAGTATATAGATGAGCCCGATGGCGGACGTCAGTTATTCGATCTCGAAAACGATATGGCAGAAACGCAAGACCTGATCGACCAACACGCTTCCCGTGCTTTGGAAATGCAAGATCTGCTTGATCAGTGGGAATCTGAGATAGATCCTCCGCTCTATGATCAACGCGCACAGGCTCTAAAAAATAAAGCAGCACGAGACGCCTCAAACTAA
- a CDS encoding alcohol dehydrogenase catalytic domain-containing protein produces MKALVYNGPWDMSLEELPKPEPRAGEVLIQMEVVGICGSDVHGFTGESGRRTPGMVMGHEAVGKVVAHGTGVTSPELGRRVIVYNILSDDPPTPEEGDPSFLNKQVVGVNLGRRGAMAEFLAIPASNAIPVPGNLAPDVAILAEPIAVATHGFNRLKAKAVQLSSVAIIGAGTIGLSALLVANANGANAVAILDIVADKLRRVPDFGGRPILLTKADPPQMVSDKVQEVIGTKPDVVVDAVGSEESFSWCLATVAKGGTILLIGNLSKEVTLPLQTTVSNETTLIGTYGFDKSAFEEALQMVPNRVQPLATLIEGRCSLEETPEVITRLAKGEQQALKVVIEF; encoded by the coding sequence ATGAAAGCACTCGTCTATAACGGTCCCTGGGATATGTCCCTGGAGGAACTCCCGAAGCCAGAACCCCGAGCGGGTGAAGTTCTTATACAAATGGAAGTAGTGGGGATTTGCGGAAGCGATGTGCACGGTTTTACTGGAGAAAGCGGACGGCGAACACCAGGCATGGTCATGGGCCATGAGGCCGTCGGAAAAGTTGTGGCTCATGGAACTGGGGTGACTAGTCCTGAATTGGGACGCCGGGTGATAGTTTACAATATTTTGTCTGATGACCCACCCACTCCGGAAGAAGGTGATCCCAGTTTCTTGAACAAACAGGTGGTGGGAGTCAACCTGGGTAGGCGTGGTGCCATGGCAGAATTTCTCGCGATTCCCGCCAGCAATGCCATTCCGGTTCCGGGAAATCTTGCGCCTGACGTCGCCATACTTGCCGAACCCATTGCAGTAGCTACTCACGGGTTCAATCGCCTGAAGGCCAAAGCGGTCCAACTGTCGTCCGTCGCAATCATAGGTGCCGGAACGATTGGATTGTCGGCATTGCTGGTGGCGAACGCCAACGGCGCAAATGCTGTGGCGATTCTGGATATAGTGGCAGACAAGCTGAGAAGAGTCCCTGATTTTGGTGGTCGTCCAATTCTGCTGACTAAAGCAGATCCTCCCCAGATGGTGAGTGACAAAGTCCAGGAAGTTATTGGTACCAAGCCGGACGTGGTAGTGGATGCCGTCGGAAGCGAAGAGTCATTTTCCTGGTGCCTGGCAACCGTCGCAAAAGGGGGAACCATTTTACTTATAGGAAACCTTTCCAAAGAAGTTACGTTGCCACTGCAAACAACGGTGAGTAATGAAACTACTTTAATTGGCACTTACGGGTTTGATAAATCCGCTTTCGAGGAGGCCCTGCAAATGGTTCCAAACAGGGTGCAGCCATTGGCGACTCTGATTGAAGGGCGCTGCAGCCTGGAAGAAACGCCTGAGGTAATCACACGCCTGGCCAAAGGTGAACAACAGGCTCTCAAAGTAGTAATAGAGTTTTAG
- a CDS encoding DUF2721 domain-containing protein — protein sequence MDPTVMTENPFGALTFIDAPALLTNASSVLAMSTITRMLRTRDRMQELFALSEADGQSEEEAARLIGQANRVEKQAIQLLRALHSIYIALGAFAGATLVTLVGAGLAIFHSTVWNQISAFAGIALGTVGVGGLVYGSMNLLAATRLSLYNLREEAELIRDRQGNKTKRINPETE from the coding sequence ATGGATCCAACAGTAATGACAGAAAATCCTTTCGGGGCTTTGACCTTCATTGACGCACCGGCGTTGCTGACCAACGCATCAAGTGTATTGGCGATGAGTACCATCACGCGCATGCTTAGAACGCGCGACAGGATGCAGGAACTCTTTGCGCTTTCCGAGGCGGATGGGCAATCGGAGGAGGAAGCGGCCCGTTTGATCGGCCAGGCCAATCGAGTGGAAAAACAAGCGATACAACTCCTCCGAGCACTCCACTCCATCTATATTGCACTTGGCGCATTTGCCGGTGCAACCCTGGTAACACTCGTAGGCGCCGGTTTGGCAATATTCCACAGCACAGTCTGGAATCAAATTTCCGCATTCGCAGGAATCGCATTGGGCACTGTTGGAGTAGGTGGTTTAGTCTATGGAAGCATGAATCTCTTGGCAGCAACCCGGCTTTCCCTCTATAATCTCCGAGAAGAGGCGGAGTTGATCCGCGATCGTCAGGGGAATAAGACCAAGCGAATTAATCCTGAAACTGAGTAA
- a CDS encoding Gfo/Idh/MocA family oxidoreductase: MNNHTLSRRNFVKTAGVASAATFAILPAIHGQQAPSRKLRVGVMGLKRGSAHITGFQAVPNVEIAYVCDVDKHRAAEGAALANKGQKNSTKMVGDFRHILEDNAVDILSIAAPNFWHAPATILACAAGKHVYVEKPGSYSAEEGELMVKAARKYNRKVQQGTQRRSYESMIDGMEKLHGGAIGKVRYARTWYANTRESIGHGKPATVPDYLDYDLWQGPVPVSPYKDNLVHYNWHWHWNYGGGELANNGVHALDIARWGLQVDYPTKVTYLGSRYNFDDDQETPDTGVAQFDCGEVGATWEGSSCQRRSEENLAFCTFYGETGSMAFDTAGFKIYDSKGKMIDDRAGTPGDVPHFQNFCDAIRDDVPLNQDIEEGQKSTHWCHLGNMAYRTNSVVEVHPKTGRIKNNPEAQKFWKRSYRKGWQPKV; the protein is encoded by the coding sequence ATGAATAATCATACCCTATCTCGAAGAAATTTTGTTAAAACCGCCGGAGTCGCGAGTGCCGCGACCTTTGCCATACTTCCGGCAATTCACGGCCAACAGGCTCCCTCCCGAAAATTGCGCGTGGGAGTCATGGGACTGAAACGGGGATCCGCTCATATCACCGGATTTCAGGCAGTTCCCAATGTGGAGATCGCCTACGTTTGCGACGTAGATAAACATCGCGCCGCAGAAGGAGCCGCTTTGGCAAACAAAGGACAAAAGAACTCGACCAAAATGGTTGGAGACTTTCGACATATTCTTGAAGACAATGCCGTGGATATTTTATCGATTGCTGCTCCCAACTTTTGGCATGCACCGGCAACGATTCTGGCCTGTGCAGCCGGAAAACACGTGTATGTTGAAAAACCCGGCAGCTACAGCGCAGAAGAAGGTGAATTGATGGTCAAGGCTGCTCGAAAGTACAACCGCAAGGTCCAACAAGGTACTCAGCGCCGCAGTTATGAGTCGATGATTGACGGTATGGAAAAACTTCATGGAGGCGCGATCGGCAAGGTTCGTTATGCAAGGACCTGGTATGCAAATACCCGTGAATCCATCGGGCATGGAAAGCCAGCGACCGTCCCGGATTATTTGGATTATGATCTATGGCAAGGACCTGTTCCGGTCAGTCCATATAAAGACAACCTCGTCCACTACAACTGGCATTGGCATTGGAACTATGGGGGAGGTGAGCTGGCGAACAACGGGGTGCACGCCCTGGATATCGCACGCTGGGGGTTGCAAGTGGACTACCCCACCAAGGTAACTTATCTCGGCAGTCGCTACAACTTTGATGACGATCAGGAAACACCGGACACCGGAGTGGCGCAATTTGATTGCGGCGAGGTGGGGGCAACCTGGGAAGGAAGCAGTTGCCAACGACGCTCCGAAGAGAACCTGGCCTTTTGCACCTTTTATGGGGAAACCGGATCAATGGCATTCGATACGGCGGGTTTTAAAATCTATGATTCCAAAGGCAAAATGATCGACGACCGTGCGGGTACACCGGGCGACGTTCCTCACTTTCAAAACTTTTGCGATGCAATCCGTGACGATGTTCCTTTAAACCAGGACATTGAGGAAGGCCAGAAAAGTACCCACTGGTGCCATCTGGGAAACATGGCATACCGGACAAACTCGGTTGTGGAAGTTCATCCTAAAACCGGTCGCATCAAAAACAATCCGGAAGCACAAAAGTTTTGGAAACGGAGCTACCGCAAAGGTTGGCAACCGAAGGTGTAA
- a CDS encoding GDSL-type esterase/lipase family protein: MKHIRLLLFVFCWYGFCMSLSAAETLPRIFIIGDSISIGYTPYVVEMFQGRAEVVHNKGNAGPTGNGLEKIDEWLGDGDWDVIHFNWGLHDLCYRHPESKNQGRRDKVRGTISTTLDVYESNLEKLVARLKKTRAKLIWANTSYVPDDELGRIKGDELKYNRVAAKVMSRHNIPMNDLRSLTAAFDPALFKATGDVHFVPAGYQLLGTQVVNTLEQALPELVFRVGIIGLDTSHVIAFTKSFNEPGNEDHVSGAKVVAAFKGGSPDIPSSADRIDGFTKTLVEEYGVQLYDSIEEMCKHVDAVLLESVDGRPHLKQVIPVFEAGLPVFIDKPIAGSLKDAIEIYRLAKKHGVPCWSSSSLRFDPGIVRLATTDIGEIKGAISYGPATLEEHHPDLFWYGIHPTEALFTVMGPGVETVSRSYTPDNDAITGKWKSGAVGVLYGIRNSKADYRVIAFGTKQIAEAGREGKYVPMLQEIVQFFRTGKSPVPLENTIEIHAFMEAADESKRRGGAPVSIEEVLKANGWRKNL, encoded by the coding sequence ATGAAACACATTCGCCTTCTTCTCTTCGTCTTTTGCTGGTATGGATTTTGCATGTCATTGTCGGCTGCAGAAACTTTGCCCCGCATTTTTATAATCGGGGACTCCATTTCGATTGGCTACACGCCCTATGTGGTGGAAATGTTCCAGGGAAGGGCGGAGGTGGTTCACAACAAAGGCAATGCCGGACCAACAGGAAATGGTCTGGAGAAGATCGATGAATGGTTGGGGGATGGCGACTGGGATGTGATTCATTTTAACTGGGGCTTGCACGACCTCTGTTACCGGCACCCGGAAAGTAAAAATCAAGGGCGACGTGATAAGGTCCGGGGAACCATTTCGACCACGCTTGACGTCTACGAATCCAATTTGGAGAAACTGGTAGCCCGGCTGAAAAAAACCAGAGCCAAGCTCATTTGGGCAAATACCTCTTACGTTCCGGACGATGAGTTGGGTCGCATCAAAGGAGACGAACTCAAGTACAACCGTGTCGCCGCGAAAGTCATGTCCCGTCACAATATCCCCATGAACGATCTCCGCTCACTTACCGCAGCTTTCGATCCCGCCCTGTTCAAAGCAACAGGTGATGTTCATTTTGTCCCGGCGGGATACCAGCTCCTCGGTACCCAGGTTGTAAATACGCTTGAACAAGCGCTGCCCGAACTGGTTTTTCGAGTTGGAATAATCGGCTTGGACACTTCGCATGTCATAGCCTTTACCAAATCTTTCAACGAACCCGGGAACGAAGACCACGTGTCCGGTGCCAAAGTGGTTGCGGCATTCAAGGGAGGTAGTCCCGATATTCCCAGTAGCGCCGACCGCATTGATGGCTTTACCAAAACTCTGGTGGAAGAGTACGGGGTTCAATTGTACGACAGCATTGAAGAGATGTGCAAACATGTGGATGCTGTTTTGCTGGAAAGCGTGGATGGGCGACCACATTTAAAGCAGGTCATTCCTGTGTTCGAGGCGGGACTGCCCGTGTTCATCGACAAACCCATTGCGGGATCTTTAAAAGACGCCATTGAGATTTATCGCTTGGCCAAGAAGCATGGCGTTCCCTGCTGGAGCTCGTCTTCTCTGCGGTTTGATCCGGGAATTGTCCGACTTGCCACAACCGACATTGGCGAAATTAAAGGAGCTATTTCCTATGGTCCGGCGACTTTGGAAGAACATCACCCCGATCTGTTTTGGTATGGCATTCATCCCACCGAAGCGCTCTTCACCGTCATGGGTCCAGGAGTGGAAACGGTTAGCCGCAGCTACACCCCGGACAATGATGCAATAACGGGTAAATGGAAATCGGGTGCCGTGGGCGTGCTTTATGGAATCCGGAATTCCAAAGCCGACTACCGGGTAATCGCTTTCGGCACCAAGCAGATTGCTGAGGCAGGGCGTGAAGGAAAATACGTCCCCATGCTTCAAGAGATTGTCCAATTTTTCCGAACCGGCAAATCGCCCGTCCCCCTCGAAAACACCATCGAAATCCACGCCTTCATGGAAGCCGCCGACGAAAGCAAGCGTCGCGGTGGCGCGCCGGTGTCGATAGAGGAAGTGCTTAAGGCCAATGGGTGGCGTAAAAATCTTTGA